Proteins co-encoded in one Lynx canadensis isolate LIC74 chromosome C1, mLynCan4.pri.v2, whole genome shotgun sequence genomic window:
- the LRRC41 gene encoding leucine-rich repeat-containing protein 41 isoform X2, with protein sequence MKTRPSSLESVTCWRAKFMEAFFSHVLRGTIDVSSDRRLCDQRFSPLLHSSRHVRQLTICNMLQGATELVAEPNRRVLETLASSLHTLKFRHLLFSDVAAQQSLRQLLHQLIHHGAVSQVSLYSWPVPESALFILILTMSAGFWQPGPGGPPCRLCGEASRGRAPSRDEGSLLLGSRRPRRDAAERCAAALMASRRKSEAKQTARAAPATRVTRRSTQESLIAGGTDPKRDLHPPATSYEAPGTKRPPSAPATTSSASASSSTSSSKRAPASSAPQPKPLKRFKRAAGKKGARTRQGSGAESEDLYDFVFIVAGEKEDGEEMEIGEVACGALDGSDPSCLGLPALEASQRFRSISTLELFTVPLSTEAALTLCHLLSSWVSLESLTLSYNGLGSNIFRLLDSLRALSGQAGCRLRALHLSDLFSPLPILELTRAIVRALPLLRVLSIRVDHPSQRDNPAVPGNAGPPSHIIGDEEIPENCLEQLEMGFPRGAQPAPLLCSVLKASGSLQQLSLDSATFASPQDFGLVLQTLKEYNLALKRLSFHDMNLADCQSEVLFLLQNLTLQEITFSFCRLFEKRPAQFLPEMVAAMKGNSTLKGLRLPGNRLGNAGLLALADVFSEDSSSSLCQLDISSNCIKPDGLLEFAKRLERWGRGAFGHLRLFQNWLDQDAVTAREAIRRLRATCHVVSDSWDSSQAFADYVSTM encoded by the exons AGTGTGACCTGTTGGCGAGCCAAGTTTATGGAGGCCTTTTTTTCCCATGTTCTACGTGGGACCATTGATGTATCTTCTGACAGGCGTCTCTGTGACCAGCGCTTCTCACCTCTTCTGCATAGCTCCCGCCATGTCCGGCAGCTGACCATCTGCAATATGCTGCAGGGTGCGACTGAGCTGGTGGCTGAGCCCAACCGCAGGGTTCTGGAGACCCTGGCCAGTTCCCTGCACACCCTCAAGTTCCGCCACCTGCTGTTCTCTGATGTGGCTGCTCAGCAGTCTCTTCGGCAGCTGTTGCATCAGCTTATTCACCATGGGGCTGTCAGCCAGGTGTCGCTGTACTCCTGGCCTGTGCCTGAGTCAGCCCTTTTCATCCTCATCCTCACCATGAGTGCTGGCTTCTGGCAGCCAGGCCCTGGTGGTCCACCTTGCCGCCTCTGTGGAGAAGCCTCCCGAGGCCGGGCCCCATCCCGAGATGAAGGGTCCCTCCTGTTGGGCTCACGCCGGCCTCGCAGGGATGCTGCTGAGCGATGTGCTGCAGCCCTGATGGCCTCCCGGCGGAAGAGTGAAGCCAAGCAGACGGCCAGAGCTGCACCTGCTACCCGGGTAACACGCCGGAGCACACAGGAGAGCCTGATAGCAGGTGGGACAGACCCTAAGAGGGATCTGCACCCTCCAGCAACCTCCTACGAGGCTCCTGGCACCAAGCGGCcaccctctgctccagccaccacctcctctgcctctgcttcctcttccacATCCTCATCCAAACGGGCTCCAGCTAGCTCAGCCCCACAGCCTAAGCCCCTAAAGCGTTTTAAGCGAGCTGCAGGGAAGAAGGGTGCTCGCACCCGTCAGGGGTCTGGAGCGGAGTCTGAAGACCTGTATGACTTTGTTTTCATTGTGGCTGGTGAGAAGGAGGATGGGGAAGAGATGGAGATCGGGGAAGTGGCTTGTGGAGCTTTGGATGGATCAGATCCCAGCTGCCTGGGGCTTCCAGCACTGGAGGCCTCCCAGCGATTCCGAAGCATTTCCACCTTGGAGCTATTCACAGTTCCGCTCTCCACAGAGGCGGCTCTGACACTGTGCCACCTGCTGAGCTCCTGGGTGTCTCTGGAGAGCCTCACACTCTCCTATAATG GCCTGGGCTCTAACATCTTCCGCCTGCTGGACAGTCTGCGGGCCCTGTCAGGCCAGGCTGGATGCCGCCTCCGTGCCCTGCATCTCAGTGATCTGTTCTCACCACTGCCCATCCTGGAGCTGACACGTGCCATTGTGCGAGCCCTGCCCCTGCTGCGGGTCCTCTCTATTCGTGTTGACCACCCCAGCCAGAGGGACAACCCTGCCGTGCCAGGGAATGCAGGGCCCCCTAGCCACATAATTGGGGATGAGGAGATACCAG AAAACTGCCTGGAACAGCTGGAGATGGGATTTCCACGGGGAGCCCAACCAGCCCCACTGCTCTGCTCTGTACTGAAGGCCTCAGGTTCTCTGCAGCAGCTGTCTCTGGATAGTGCTACCTTTGCCTCTCCCCAAGATTTTGGGCTTGTGTTACAGACACTCAAAG AGTACAACCTAGCCCTGAAGAGGCTGAGCTTCCACGACATGAATCTGGCTGACTGTCAGAGTGAGGTGCTCTTTTTGCTACAGAATCTGACTCTTCAAG AGATTACCTTCTCCTTCTGCCGTCTGTTTGAGAAGCGCCCGGCCCAGTTTCTGCCTGAGATGGTTGCTGCTATGAAGGGCAACTCCACACTGAAGGGCCTCCGGCTGCCAGGGAACcgcctgg ggaATGCTGGCCTGCTGGCCCTGGCAGATGTTTTCTCAGAGGATTCATCCTCCTCTCTGTGTCAGCTGGACATCAG TTCCAACTGCATCAAGCCAGATGGTCTTCTGGAGTTCGCCAAGCGGCTGGAGCGCTGGGGCCGTGGAGCCTTTGGTCACCTGCGCCTCTTCCAAAACTGGCTGGACCAGGATGCAGTCACAGCCAGGGAAGCCATTCGGCGGCTCCGGGCCACTTGTCATGTGGTTAGCGACTCGTGGGACTCATCCCAGGCCTTCGCAGATTATGTCAGCACCATGTGA